GACTAAATCTGTGCAGTTTTCCGAGTATTTCGTTCATTTTCTCATCAATCCTTTGATTGACGGGAGGAAAGAACCCCCCCTGAGTCCCCCCCTTACTAAGGGGGGGAGGCAAGAATCCTTCCTCAGTCTCCTGGTGGAGTCTTAGCCCCCCCTTAGCAAGGGGGGGTTGGGGGGGTATGTGCGGGTGGGGGAAAACTGCTAATTTGCTAACTTGTTGGCGCAAGGCGTCGATTTGTGAGTCGGTGACATCGGGCGATCGTAGTGTACCGAGAATTACATCGTGGCGCAGGCTCAAGTATTTCAATAAATTAAACGTCCTTACCTGAGTTCCGCCGCGGCTTGGCGGATAGGGAAAAGTCGAGGAAAGCATCAAAATCTGCATGGGATGTTCGATCGACAAAAAAGTTGCCGCAGTCGCGATAAAATTGACGAATAAAACAGTTTTAACAATCATCTCACTATGGACGAGTTATCGGTGAAGGCGCTGCTCGAAGATTTGAAAAATTCTGACGAAAGCGTGCGCGATCGGGCGACTACAGAACTTTGGCGCACTTGGTTTAACCAGAAAGGAGAGTACGGGATGCAAGTTTTGAGGCGATCGCAAGTTTCGCTAGATGCAGGCGATGTTCGCCACGCTTTGGATTTGCTGACGAAACTGATTGCGGAAATGCCAGATTTTGCTGAAGCTTGGAATCGGCGCGCCGTGCTTCACTACACCCAAGGAAATTATAAAAAGTCGCTCCACGACTGCGAAGCTGTCCTGAAACTGAATCCGGTTCACTTTGGGGCGCTGCACGGTCTGGGCTTGTGCTATGCTGCCATGGGAGAATACAGAAATGCGATCAAAGCTTTTCGCCACGCTTTGGAAATTCAACCCTTTGCTTTGGTTAATCAAAAGTTAATTCTAGAATGTACGGCTCGTTTGAGTTGACAGTTGACAGTTGACAGTTGACAGTTGACAGTTGAAAGTTGACAGTTGACAGTTGACAGCTTGTCCCGATCTCTGGTTGAGAGGTTGATAGTTGACCGAAGGGAGAAGGGAGTCGAAAGACTTTAATTTTTAGGATTCTCAAATTAAAAATCTCAAATCTAAAATCTAAAATCTAAAATTTAAAATGGTTTCAGTGTGTGCCGAAAATTAGCGTTTGCATTCCTACTTGCAATCGAGTGCATTTGCTGGCTAGTGCGATCGCCAGCGTGCTAGATCAAACTTATACAGATTTTGAATTAATTGTCTGCGATGACGGTTCGACGGACAGCACTGCGCTGTTGATGTCGGAATTTGTAGCTGGCGATCGCCCGATTCGCTACATTCGACACCCGCAGCATATTGGCAAGAGTAATAATATGCGATCGGGTTTTGCAGCGGCAAGGGGTGAATATTTTATTAAATTTGACGATGACGATCGCCTCAGCGCGCAATTTCTAGAGCGGACATCCGCTATTTTGGATAAAGACGCCAGTATTGATTTTGTCAGTACCGACCACTGGGTGATTGATCTTAAGAATAATATTGACGAAAACCAGACCAAACTCAATTCGCAGCGCTGGGGGCGCACCGAGTTGTCGGCGGGAATTATTGAAGATTTACTTGCTACAGTTTTCGTGAGACAAAGTTTGCAAATAGGTGCAACTTTGTTTCGGCGCAGCGCGCTAGAAGACGTAGGATTTTTGCGGCCGAATTGGCAAAATTGCGAAGATAACGATTTGTTCGTGAGACTTGCAATTGCGGGCCAAAAGTGCTATTACTTGCCCGAGCTGTTAATGGAGTATCGATTGCACGCTCAACAGCAAGGAGTCGATCGGGCAATTCCGTATTTGAGCGATAAATTGCGCTATTTGACCAGCTACGAATTTGATTCCCTGAAGTTGGAAACAGTCAGGCTCCAGAGAATGGGAGAAACTCAATTAGCGCTGGGTTTGCGACTGATTGAGGTGGGCGAAACTGCAAAAGGGCGGCGGATGGTGCGAGCTGGAAAGTCGGTTTCTGAGGCTAAAATGTGGGCGGGTTTGGGATTGTCGCTGCTGCCGCTGAAGTGGCGGAGGAGAGCTTTTGAGGTTGTACGAGAGTTGTTGAAAGTATAGGATTTTGAGAAAAAACCAAGTTGAGACGGCGGTTGAAACGGCGGTTGAAACGGCGGTTTAAATGGCGGAAACGGCGGTTGAAACCAAGTTTAAACCAAGTTGAGACGGCGGTTGAGACGGCGGTTGAAACGGCGGTTAAAACCGCGTCTATACAGACAAAACCTGCCTCCGCAGGTTGAAGAGTGGGCGGTTGAAATTACGTTATTTTCTTCAGTCTGCGGAGGTGGTCGCTGAGCTTGTCGAAGTGCAGACTTCGTTTGTGTAGACGCGGTTTCAACCGCCGAGTCTTGTTGACTTACATTATACGAATGCGTCTTTCACAATACTCCTGACTCTAATTGGTCTAAATAGATAAATTCCGGAGCTTTAACTCCCGCTTCCTCTCTAATTTTAACCAGTGCAGGCGACTCAAAAAATGCCCTAGCATCTGCTGAAACGGCGGAAACGGCGGTTGAAACCGAGTCGAAACGGCGGAAACGGCGGTTAAAACCAAGTTGAAACGGCGGTTGAGACGGCGGTTGAAACGGCGGTTGAAACCGCGTCTACACAGACACTCACGTGACGGGAGCAGGTTGAAGAGTGGGCGGTTGAAATTACGTTATTTTCTTCAGTCTGCGGAGGTGGTCGCTGAGCTTGTCGAAGTGCAGACTTCGTTTGTGTAGACGCGGTTTCAACCGCCGAGTCTTCTTCCTTTGTGTAGACGCGGTTTCAACCGCCGAGTCTTCTTCGTTTGTGTAGACGCGGTTTCAACCGCCGAGTCTTGTTGACTTACATTATACGAATGCGTCTTTCACAATACTCCTGACTCTAATTGGTCTAAATAGATAAATTCCGGAGCTTTAACTCCCGCTTCCTCTCTAATTTTAACCAGTGCAGGCGACTCAAAAAATGCCCTAGCATCTGCTGAAACGGCGGAAACGGCGGTTTAAACCAAGTTGAGACGGCGGTTTAAACCAAGTTTAAACCAAGTTGAGACGGCGGTTGAGACGGCGGTTAAAACGGCGGTTTCAACCGCGTCTACACAGACAAAACCTGCCTCCGCAGGTTGAAGAGTGGGCGCTTGAAATTACGTTATCTTCTTCAGTCTGCGGAGGTGGTCGCTGAGCTTGTCGAAGTGCAGACTTCGTTTGTGTAGACGCGGTTTCAACCGCCGAGTCTTATTCGTTTGTGTAGACGCGGTTTCAACCGCCGAGTCTTCTTCCTTTGTGTAGACGCGGTTTCAACCGCCGAGTCTTGTTGACTTACATTATACGAATGCGTCTTTCACAATACTCCTGACTCTAATTGGTCTAAATAGATAAATTCCGGAGCTTTTACTCCCGCTTCCTCTCTAATTTTAACCAGTGCAGGCGACTCAAAAAATGCCCTAGCATCTGCTGTCGATGTCCAGGCGGAGAAATGAACAATTTTGTTGGGTTCATTGTCGTACTTCAAAACCTGATAGGAGCGCTCGCCAGCTTCTTTTCGGATGCTTGCAGCATTATCAAATACCTTTTTCCAAGCTGGATAATTTTCTACTTCATGAATAATTAAGACATACTGCATAGCTATAAAACCTATTATCCTATCAATACACTTGATCGTGATTACCAATATCTACAAACACAGCTTTGCCATCTTTCGTAAAGTAGAATAGCACCCTTTCGTCATAATCTACGGTAAAACTCCAAAAATCATTAAGCTTGCCCGACAGTTTGTGAGTTTTCAGAGTGGGATCAAATGGCTCGATCGTGAACAACTCCAATTTCTGCCAAAACCTAGCTTCTAAATCTATATTGCCTTGAATGCGCTTTTTGAAAGCACGTTTAAATGAAGAACTGAAACTGACTTCCATCACTACTCCTCTATCAGTTGTCTCAGTTCATTAATGTTGGCAGAAAATTTCAGCGAACCTTTTTTTTCTTCGACTTGCGCCGACTTAAAATTCTCAGATATCTCCTCACGGCGTTCTTCACGGAGATATTGCTTCAACAACAGTTGAATTTCCTGCTTTTCCTCAGCAGACATAATTTTGATTGCCTCAACTACATCACTGAAAGTCATAGTCTAAAAATCCCGATCGCGTTTATTCGATTAATTTAACATGAAAAAAGTTGAGACGGCGGTTGAAACCGCGTCTACACAGACAAAACCTGCCTCCGCAGGTTGAAGAGTGGGTGGTTAATATAAGGTTATTTTCGACCGTCGGCGGAGGCCGACTTCGTTTGTGTAGACGCGGTTTCAACCGCCGAGTCTTCGTTTATTTCATGAATAATTAAGACATATGGCATAGCCATAAAACTTATTTTCCTTTAAGTTTAAACATTCACTGTTGAGTGACTTCGTTGAGTGATTCATGAATGACTTCATCACTCACACCGTGACGCTTCAAACTGGCAATCAATGCAGAAACTGTATCACCTTCTAGACGTTCCAGATCCGATCGCAGTCCTTGTCCAATATAAGCACGTAGCAATGGCTGATCACCCGAAAAACCCAGCAATGGTGGTACTCGTTTCAAATCTTCGATCACATCTTCGGGCATCCGAATGGTGATACTTGTCATGGGACGATTTCTATCTTGCCGCTTTTTCAATGCCTCAATTTTCATAACCATTGAGTACGAAATACACATCCATAACTTCTAGTTTAACCAATATGTATTTACATTGTCAATACGTTATGGATTGAATCGATTTAAAGAATGCACAAATTTTTTGTCCCTAAATCGCGATCGCCCTCTCCGGCTGAAATCGATCGCCTTTCCACTAAAGTAGTAAACAGTACCCAATCTAAGTTTTGCTAAAGATCGTGTCTATATTTGCTGAAATGCCGACTGTGTGGTTGCAGATTTCCCTCGTGGGAGCCTGGTTGGGCGTGATTTTATTGGTAGCTGAGGGGTTAAATCGCTTTACGGCTGTCGGTGCGGAGGTATCGCGGAAGGTGGTTCACATCGGTACTGGTAACGTGATTTTGCTAGCTTGGTGGCTGGAAATACCCGGCTGGGTGGGGATTGCGGCGGGTTTTTTGGCTGGTGCGATCGCCCTAATTTCCTACCAAGTGCCGATTTTGCCGAGTCTTAACAGTATCAACCGCAAAAGTTTGGGGACTTTTTTCTATGCTGTTACTATCAGCGTTCTCGTCGCTTGGTTTTGGCCGCTACAACATCAAGAATACGCTGCTTTGGGAATTTTAGTGATGACTTGGGGTGACGGATTGGCTGCTGTTATCGGGCAGAAATACGGCAAACATATCTATCAAGTTTGGGGAATACAGAAGAGTTGGGAAGGTTCTGCAACTATGTATTTGGTGAGTTTTGCTGTTAGCAGCCTGATTTTTATGGGAGTTCAAGGCAATATTTGGCAAACTTGGGCGGTGTCGGCGGTTGTAGCTTTCGTTGCTGCTACTTTGGAGTCGGTGTCTAAGTTGGGGATTGATAATTTGACTGTGCCGATCGCCAGCGCGGCGATCGCCTTTTTCCTCAATCAATTTTGGCTAATTGGTTCGTAGTAGGACGGAGATTCCCGATCGCAGTTTGAACACACCTAATTTTCATAGCAATAAGGTGCGCTTCGGCGCACCTTATGTATACCTATTAACTCAGTGAATTACTGCTCAATCTTTCGATTTATAATTTTTGGAGAGCTTACCTTCAAAAGGTTGAACTCCACTATTTGGATAGTTGTCATCGCTGGGGCTAAAAATCCGTACCGCTGCTTCCGAAACGTAACGCATCGCGTCTCCAAAAGATTTAGAAAGATTCATAACATCTGCCTCTCTTGTTTTGGTTCTGATACTTCTTAGATTACTATTAGCTTCGGTCTCTGAATTGCTTTAGCAATATTTGTTTGAATTACTTATTAGTCTGCAACATCGAAGCAAACTGAAGCTTTGATTAGGATCGCGTTTTTGGGCGATCGACCTAATTGGCTGGTCTATTTCTCCTCAATCAACGCCAGCAGTCACAACTTTCAGAAACCCGATTTTTTAAGTTTGTGCCAGGGCTGCAAGCAAATATTGTCCATAAAAAACCGCAACGCTTGAGTTTTTTGGGTTAATTGCTGAGATTGTTAAATCAACATTTTCATTGATCCTACCATAATATAAATCCCGAAATCAAGCTGAAACCCTCTATTCATAGGCATGATCCAGGATTTTTTTATGTGGAACCCGCAATCTTAATCAAATATTTACAAAAAGATATGGTATTTGTCACTATAATTAAAAAAACAAAGTTTGTCCGGGGTTTTTAGCTATGAAAACTGCGACAGAAAGCCCGCAACTAGCGGGTTGTGAAGAAATCTTAGAAGATCGGGAACTCACAGTTTCCCCAGGAGATTACAGCCTGTTGACCGATCTCTACCAGCTAACGATGGCGGCTTGTTACGCCGGGGAAGGCTTAGACGATCGCCCTGCGAGTTTTGAATTGTTCGCGCGCAGGCTACCATCCGGTTTTGGTTATGCGATCGCCATGGGTTTAGCTCAAGTTCTCGACTATCTAGAGAAATTTCGGTTCTCTGCGGGGCAAATTCAGGCCTTGCAGTCCACCGGGATTTTTGCCGGGGCCCCGGAACGATTTTGGACTCTGCTCGCTGCCGCCCGCTTTACTGGGGATGTCTGGGCGGTGCCCGAGGGAACGGCGGTATTTGCCAACGAGCCTCTATTGCGGATCGAGGCTCCTCTGTGGCAGGCTCAGTTAGTCGAAACTTATTTGTTGAATGCGATAAATTATCAAACTTTAATTGCGACGCGGGCTGCGCGGCTGCGGGATGTGGCGGGCCCGGAGGCTAAGCTGCTGGAATTTGGGACGCGCAGGGCTTTTGGGCCGCAAGCTGCTGTGTGGGCGGCGAGGGCGGCTCTGGCTGCTGGGTTCGATGGCACTTCTAATGTTTTGGCTGCTTTGAAGTTGGGGCGCCAGCCTGTGGGTACGATCGCCCATGCTTTAGTAATGGCTGTGTCGGCTCTCGAAGGCAGCGAAGACGAGGCGTTTGCAGCTTTTCACCGCTATTTTCCGGGTGCGCCGCTGCTGATCGATACTTACGATACTGTGGCGGCGGCGCGGATGTTGGCATCGCGAGTAAATAGCGGTGAAATGCCATTGCAAGGCGTGCGCCTGGATTCGGGAGATTTGGCGGCGCTGTCGAAGGAAGTGCGATCGATCCTGCCGGGGGTGCCAATTATTGCTAGCGGCGATTTGGACGATCGAGAAATTGCTAAATTAAAAAGTGCGGGCGCTTGCATTGACGGTTACGGTTTGGGGACAAAGTTAGTCAGCGGTTCGCCCGTCAACGGTGTTTATAAGTTGGTGGAAATTGACGGGATTCCGGTGATGAAGGAGGCCAGCGGCAAGGTAACATATCCAGGAAGAAAGCAAATTTTTAGAACCGTAAAAGATGGAGAAATTATCAGCGATTGTTTGGGACTGACAGGGGAAGAAAATCATAATTTTGCTTCTCGCATACCATTAATGCAATTGGTTGTCAAGGAGGGCAAGCAAGTTCAGGAGCCGGAAAGTTTGGAGGCGATCGCCAAACGAACTGCTGCTGCTGTCGCCAGTCTGCCGGCCCAAACTCGCCAACTAAATAACCCAATTTCGCCGCCCGTGGAAATTTCTACCGATTTGCAGATTCTCACTCAAAAAACTCAAAAAACTCAAAAGAGTCATTAGTCATTTGTCATTTGTCATCTTGCCCTGAGCGAAGTCGAAGGGTGGTCATTTGTCATTAGTCATTGGAAGTGTGAGCGTCCTCGCTCGCAAACCTAGTATAAACCCAGTATATATACCTGCTTCCCAGGCTACAGCCTGGGAACTCCGATCCAGAGGCTCTGCCTCGCTTGGGAAAAAGTCGGCTCTGCCGACTGATCTACATTAAAGGTTCGTAGTGCGGACTTCAGTCCGCTTGCTTGGCAGACTGATCTGCATTAAAGGTTTGTAGTGCGGACTTCAGTCCGCTTGCTTGGCTGCATTAAAGGTTCGTAGTGCGGTTAATCCCTCGGATACAATCTAACGAGTAATTACCAATTACCCATTTCCTATGCAAAAAATTGCCTTGTTTGGAACCAGCGCCGATCCACCTACTGCGGGACACAAAACAATCCTGAGTTGGCTTTCTCAACATTTTGACTGGGTGGCAGTTTGGGCCTCAGACAATCCTTTTAAGTCGCACCAGACATCCCTCGAACATCGATCGGCAATGCTGCTGTTAATCATTCAAGAAATTAATTCGCCCAGACACAATCTGTGCTTGCATCCAGAACTCAGCAGCCCGAGGACGCTAGAAACTGTGGAACAAGCAAGATTGCAGTGGCCGGATGCAGAGTTGACGATGGTAATAGGTTCCGACTTAGTGGGACAATTGCCTCGCTGGTACAAATTTGAACAGTTGTTAAAAGAAGTCGAGTTGCTGATAGTACCGCGCCCTGGTTATCCGTCAGAAAAATTAGATTTGTGGCAGTTGAGGCGCTTGGGTGCAGATGTGGCGATCGCATCTTTGAACGCTCCCAATGTTTCTTCTACCTCCTATCGCGAAACAGGAGACACAGAAGCCCTAACTCCAACCATAGAGGATTATATTAATCGGGAGCATTTGTACGCATGGCACGAGGCACAAAAAAGAGCGAAGGTTGCTCATTAGCTGACTTTAAAGTAGGAGTAGATAATGTAATTTTTTCTGTCGATACCGTGCAGAATCGCTTGTTGGTGCTGCTGGTGATGCGGCAAGACGAACCGTTTATCGATACTTGGAGTCTTCCCGGTACTTTGGTACGGCACGGAGAGTCTCTGGAAAATGCAGCTTACCGAATTTTGTCTGAGAAAATTCGGGTCAAAAATTTGTATTTGGAGCAATTGTATACTTTTGGAGAACCGGGGCGCGATCCGAGAGAATTCACCAGGGGCGATCGCTATCTTTCGGTGAGTTATTTTGCGTTGGTGCGGTTTGACGAAGCTGAGTTAATTGCTGGTAGTGTAGTGGCGGGTGTCGGCCACCGCGTCGGCGGCATTGCTTGGTATCCCGTCCAACAAGTTCCTAAGCTGGCCTTCGATCACAATCAAATTCTCGAATACGGATACCGACGACTGCGTAACAAACTTGAATACAGCCCGGTAGCTTTTGAAGTTTTGCCGGAGCTTTTTACATTGAGCGATCTGTATCAATTGTATACGACTATTTTAGGGGAAAACTTTTCTGATTATTCTAATTTTAGAGCTCGCTTGTTGAAATTGGGTTTTTTGTGCGATACCGGTGTGAAGGTTTCGCGCGGTGCGGGCCGCCCTGCTAGTTTGTACCGCTTTGATGCGGCGGCTTTTGCTCCTTTAAAAAATAAGCCACTGGTGTTTATCTAGCTGTTTCTTGGATCGCCGGGCCCCTAAACAACTAGAAGCCCACCACCCTAGCTTGGTGGAGAGCCCAAATTTTAGGCCCCCGTTCCAGCTCTGAGATTAATCAAGGTGAATAAATGTAAAATATAAAATGTAAAATCGAGGGACATTCAGGGATCAATTTAGTAATATTAGAAAATAACCTATTTAAGGAGTACCTATGATGAAAGACCCTGATGAATGTGCTAATATTCAGGAGGTTCGGGAGGAAATTGATATCATCGATCGAGAAGTTATCGATGCTTTGAGCAAAAGATTTCAATATGTCATCGCAGCAGCAAGATTCAAAACAACTGAAGCTAGCGTGAGAGCACCCGATCGCTTTCATGCCATGTTGCAACAGCGGCGCGAGTGGGCGAGTGAATCTGGTTTGAATCCTGATGTAGTTGAAAAACTCTACCGCGATTTGGTAAATCATTTTATTGATGAAGAATTGAAACATTACAAATCTGAGTAATGTTTCAAGAAGGTCAAATCTAGGAGTATACGATATTAAGTCCGCGCGGGCGGACTGTTAGCAAGATTTATGAGGTGACTGGGTAATATGAAAATTGCGATCGCACAACTCAACCCGATTATTGGTGATATCTTTGGCAACTCCAACTTAATTCTGGAGGCGGCGAAAAAAGCTGCTGTTGAGGGCGCAAATTTATTGCTAACACCGGAACTTTCCTCGATCGGCTATCCGCCGCGCGATTTGTTGATCGATCCGAGTTTCATTGCAGCCGCAGGCGCACAGTTGCAGCACCTCGCCCAAGCTTTGCCGCCGCAGTTGGCTGTCATAGTTGGTACTGCCGTACCGAATCCTCATGCTGGTAAACTAGGTGGCAAATCCTTGTTTAACAGCGCTGTTTTGTTGCAACATGGCGCCGTAAAACAAGTTTTTCACAAAAGATTGTTGCCGACGTATGATGTATTTGATGAAGACAGATATTTTGAACCTGGAGAAAGCAGCAATTACTTTACTATTGGTGAATTCAAAATCGGCGTGACAATTTGTGAAGATTTGTGGAACAATGAGGAGTTTTGGGGTAAACGGAGTTACGCGGGCGATCCGGTTGCTGATTTGGCAAAATTGGGCGTAGATTTAGTGGTGAATTTGTCGGCATCGCCTTATGCTGCGGGCAAGCGGGGAGTGCGATCGGCAATGTTGCAGCACAGCGTCATTCGCTGCGGGCTACCGATTGTTTACGCTAATCAGGTAGGCGGAAATGATGATATTATTTTTGATGGCAGCAGTTTTGCGGTGAATCGAAAGGGTGATTTGATTCAGGTATTGGCTTCTTTTAAAAGTGATTTTGCGGTGGTGGAATATGACGCAGTTAAACAAGATTTAATTGGCAGCGGCGGGAACGGGCAAGATGCCGGTTGCACAACAAATTTGAGTTTTCATCCGCCTTTAGGAGATGCAGAAATTTGGGAGGCTTTGGTTTTGGGAGTGCGAGATTATGTTCGCAAGTGCGGTTTTTCTAAGGTGGTACTCGGTTTGAGTGGCGGGATAGATTCGGCTTTGGTGGCGGCGATCGCTAGTTGCGCGATCGGGCCGGAAAACGTGCTGGGAGTGCTGATGCCTTCTCCTTACAGTTCGGATCATTCGGTTAATGATGCTTTGGAATTAGCGAAAAATCTCGGAATTGCGATCGAACTATTGCCGATCGGCGATTTGATGAAAACTTACGATCGCACTCTCGCCGATTTGTTTGTCAATACCACTTTCGGGATTGCCGAAGAAAATATCCAATCGCGGATTCGCGGCAATCTGTTGATGGCAATTTCTAACAAGTTCGGACATTTGCTGCTTTCCACTGGCAATAAATCGGAAATGTCGGTGGGGTACTGCACTCTCTACGGCGATATGAATGGCGGATTGGCGGTGATTTCCGACGTGCCAAAAACTCGCGTTTATTCGCTTTGTCGGTGGCTGAATGCTGGCGGATATGTAGGGGATGTTCCGTTGTCCTCAGAGCGTGAAGTTATTCCGGTTAATATTATTGATAAAGCGCCGAGTGCCGAACTAAAACCGGGGCAAGTTGACCAAGATTCTTTGCCTGCTTACGACGTTTTGGATGACATCTTGCAGCGGTTGATCGAACATCACGAATCTGTCGCAGAAACGATCGCGGCGGGACACGACGAAGCAGTGGTTAAACGTGTAGTAAAATTAGTCAGGCAAGCTGAGTTTAAACGGCGACAAGCAGCCCCGGGTTTGAAAATTAGCGATCGAGCTTTTGGTACCGGCTGGCGGATGCCGATCGCCAAATCTTCCTCTTATTAAAGACATTAAGCTGTTGTGGGATTTGCATTTAAATTTTGGGGCTGGCAGGATGCCCACCCCACAAGAGTTTTAAGAGACAGGATTCTGAAAATTAGATACACACCAGCTTATTAAATGCAAAATGGTTGACATCAGCGGTACTTTCGGCTTCGACTTTCTCCTGGGAAGCGCCAGCAGCGATACGATCAGAGGATTGGCGGGTAATGATACTATTCAAGGTTTGGCGGGAAATGACCTGATTTTTGGCGATCGCGACAATGATTTGCTCGCCGGAAATGAAGGGGCCGATACGCTGTCTGGAGGCCAGGGAAGCGATACAATCTATGGAGGAGAGGGGGACGATTGGATTAATGGCGATCGGGGTAACGATTTGCTAATCGGCGGTGAAGGCAAAGATATCTTGACAGGAGGCGCCGGCGATGATTTATTTGTGGTTGAAAGCACCAGGGCCGCATCTACTGTCGCCCAAGCCGATGTAATTACAGATTTTGGCAGCGGCAATGATAAAATTGTGTTGACAGATGGCATAAAATTTAGCGATTTGGATATCTCTGTTTCCGACAACCAAACAGTTATGAAAGATAAAAAATCTGGCAATTATTTAGGAGTTGTTTTGGGAAAACCTAATCTGACTGAATCCAACTTTATATCAATGTTTAGCGGGATAGATGCGGGTCAGATTTTGCCAGTTTCTGTTAGCACGGTTTTGGGCGCGGGGGCGATCGGATTGGAAGTAGCAAAAACTCCCCAAGAACAAGCAATCGGCTTAATGTTTCGGACAGAATTACCCGACGACAGGGGAATGTTTTTCCCGATCGCCCCCGCGCGAAACGTGCGTTTCTGGATGAGAAACGTGTTAATCGATCTTGATATGGTTTTTCTGCGGGAAGGCGTAGTGCAGGCGATAATTCCCAACGTACCGCCGTGTTTGAGCGAAACCTGCCCCAACTACGGCCCGGATGTTCCGGTAGACGGAGTGATAGAGCTCCGAGGCGGAAGGGCGGCGCAATTGGGACTCAAAGTGGGCGATCGCATTCCCAATTTACCCTAAAAGGTATATGATTCGATCGCAACATTCACCACTAGAACATCCAATGAATCCGATTGAATTAAAAATAATCCCCAATCAAACTCAA
The window above is part of the Microcoleus sp. bin38.metabat.b11b12b14.051 genome. Proteins encoded here:
- a CDS encoding DUF192 domain-containing protein, translated to MVDISGTFGFDFLLGSASSDTIRGLAGNDTIQGLAGNDLIFGDRDNDLLAGNEGADTLSGGQGSDTIYGGEGDDWINGDRGNDLLIGGEGKDILTGGAGDDLFVVESTRAASTVAQADVITDFGSGNDKIVLTDGIKFSDLDISVSDNQTVMKDKKSGNYLGVVLGKPNLTESNFISMFSGIDAGQILPVSVSTVLGAGAIGLEVAKTPQEQAIGLMFRTELPDDRGMFFPIAPARNVRFWMRNVLIDLDMVFLREGVVQAIIPNVPPCLSETCPNYGPDVPVDGVIELRGGRAAQLGLKVGDRIPNLP